Below is a genomic region from Castanea sativa cultivar Marrone di Chiusa Pesio chromosome 2, ASM4071231v1.
TGAATCGTCCGCCGGTTCAACTCGGCCgagtcaaaaacaaaaattaaaaatgctgGAACGCTTCTTGGGTCCAAGACGAGTCCGCCAGATCCACCGCGCGGCTCGAAACGGCACCGTCACGTTCCTCTGCCTCTTCTTGACGGTCGTCGTCCTACGTGGCACTATCGGAGCCGGTAAATTCGGAACCCCGGAGCAAGACTTCAACGAGCTCCGCGACCACCTCTACTCTCGTGGGCGGCGCGTGGAGCCCCACCGCGTCCTCGAAGAAGCTCAACCCGAGACCGAGTCCGATAACCAGTCCAACAACTACGCCACTTTCGACATCACCAAGATCCTCCGCGACGATGAACCCGAAGAGAAACCCGACCCGAGCAAGCCCTACTCTCTGGGCCCCAAAATCTCCGATTGGGACGAGCAAAGATCCGAGTGGCTGAAAAACAACCCGCAATTCCCCAACTTTATCGGGCCGAATAAACCCCGAGTCTTGCTCGTTACCGGTTCGTCTCCGAAACCTTGCGAAAACCCGGTCGGAGACCACTACCTGTTGAAAGCGATCAAGAACAAGATCGATTACTGTAGGTTGCACGGGATCGAGGTCTTCTACAACATGGCGCTTCTCGACGCTGAGATGGCAGGGTTTTGGGCGAAACTTCCATTGATTCGGAAACTCTTGCTTTCTCATCCTGAAATCGAGTTTCTATGGTGGATGGACAGTGATGCGATGTTTACAGACATGGCTTTTGAGGTTCCATGGGAGAGGTACAAAGATCACAATTTTGTG
It encodes:
- the LOC142624118 gene encoding xyloglucan 6-xylosyltransferase 2, coding for MLERFLGPRRVRQIHRAARNGTVTFLCLFLTVVVLRGTIGAGKFGTPEQDFNELRDHLYSRGRRVEPHRVLEEAQPETESDNQSNNYATFDITKILRDDEPEEKPDPSKPYSLGPKISDWDEQRSEWLKNNPQFPNFIGPNKPRVLLVTGSSPKPCENPVGDHYLLKAIKNKIDYCRLHGIEVFYNMALLDAEMAGFWAKLPLIRKLLLSHPEIEFLWWMDSDAMFTDMAFEVPWERYKDHNFVLHGWNEMVYDQKNWIGLNTGSFLLRNSQWALDILDAWAPMGPKGKVRDEAGKILTRELKDRPVFEADDQSAMVYLLAKEREKWGSKVYLESAYYLHGYWGILVDRYEEMMENYHPGLGDHRWPLVTHFVGCKPCGKFGDYPVERCLRQMDRAYNFGDNQILQMYGFEHKNLGSRRVKRVRNETSNPLEVKDELGLLHPAFKAVKVSTSS